A segment of the Bacteroidales bacterium genome:
GCAGCCCTATTGTAAAATTGATTTTTTGGTTGACAATCTGAAAATTGAAAGAAAGGCTGCATCAAGATATTTGCAAAGTCTGGAAGACACAGGAATTGTAACAGCTCAGAAAATAGGACGGGAAAACATTTACATCAACACCAGACTGTTTGAATTATTGAAAGGAAACAATATGTCCCGGGATGGTACCCATATTTAAAACGTGTACCAAATTTTGAATTTACGGTACATATAAAATGAATATGAGACATTTTGGTACAGATATAAAACAACTGATAATGAATACATTAAGGACAATAATACTCAAAATAAGGTATCAGGACAATAATCAGGACATTCTGTCCCGATTATTGGAAACAAGGGCAAGTTTCCAGGGATTTTACCCACGTTTTAATCGCTAGGCATTTCATGCCCACGTTCATTTAACTTATTCTTTTTCAACAACCTAATAAAAACTCAGCTTTAGGAAATGAAAAAAAACATATTAAAATCAAAAAGTTATGTCTTTGCCATCGCCATTGTAAAGCTGTGTCAGAGCATTATTTCTGAGAAGAAGGAGTTTGTCTTGTCGAGGCAAATTATGAAAAGTGGTACTGTAATAGGTGCTTTGATCCGGGAAACTGAATTTGGTCAAAGCAAAGCCGATTTTGCAAGCAAAATGAGCATTGCATAAAAAGAAGCTAACGAAACAGATTTTAACCCCGATCTAAACTGATACCGGCAAACAGCCGTAAATGATACCACTTTC
Coding sequences within it:
- a CDS encoding four helix bundle protein, translating into MKKNILKSKSYVFAIAIVKLCQSIISEKKEFVLSRQIMKSGTVIGALIRETEFGQSKADFASKMSIA